Genomic segment of Nitrospirota bacterium:
CGCCGAAAAATAGCGACGTGAGATCCATCGTGATTGAAGAACCGCTGATGGTGGCAGAAGGCGCAACCGCGCCGTTCACACCGGAAGTAAAGAGCGAGAAGGTGCGATGTCCCTTCGTGATCGGCGAGACGATATCCGGCATGGACTGATACTGGCCCACTGTGATCGTCCCTTCTTGAGCCAACAAGCGATCGGCGACCCGATGGAATTGGCCTCCGTCCCAAGCCTTCTCGCCCATGAAATCTGTGGGAGTGACCCCCATCGCGGCTGCGAATGGGACAGATCCGAATATCGCCACGACTGCTGTCATGCCGAATGTGAGAAGAAGGGCGCGAGGTGCCATAAGACGCTCCTTTGTAGTCATAGGCTGTAACCAAATAGAAATATGATCGATGCCCGCAAACTGATGGTACAAGCCAGCGACAACAACGGCGTAACGTCTTTGTTTGGATTCGATTAATTTTTCATCAAGAAGCTCTGACGAGTGGCAACAATCGCCACAGGCAACAGCCCACGTCAGCCTACAGAACGGCTGCAGTGGGGTCCACGCACATCGAGCCCGCTTTTTACCTGGGATAACACGGCACGGGGATTGAGGCGGAATACCGAGAGATTGTCGGTCTAGATGGTCTCGAATGACGCGCACATGGTTCGAGCATCAAAATGATACGCCGTGCCGGGCGTCACAGCACCCGGCACGGCGTATGGCAGAAACAGACGCTTCTTACGGCTCTTCTCTAGACAGCTGGGACCGCGTTGCGTCTGGCAAGTCCGACCAACGCAGCCAGCCCACTGCCGAACAGGAGCAGTGCTCCGGGCAGCGGAACGGCCGCTACCTGCGCCGTTCCCTGCAAGGTGAAGGTCCCGGAGGTCAGGAACGGCACGCCCGAGAACGAGCGGGTCCAGGAAATGTCGAAGGCATTCGTCAGTTCGTTGAACGAGCCTGCCGCATTCCCGCCGATGTTCAGCGACGCCATCAATGGGTTCGTGTTGACCCATCCCCAGCCAGTGCTGGTGACCCCTGCGAAAAGCGATTGGAGGTTCGCCGTCAGGGCGGCCCCGGAGGTCTCTCCGGTTGGAGCAGGGAGGTTGAGGGCTCCTCCGTTGCTCGTAAAGATCGAAAACGTGAGGTGGGAAATCGTAATCGGATTGAAGATGTTCGGCAGCGGCTGAAACTGGTTCATGATGAGCTGCCCATTGGCATTGAAGTTGCCGATGATGCTCCCCAATGATCCAAAATTCAGATTCATCGATCCACCGGTGATGTCCAGCTGCGTGACGGACGCAGCCTGGGTTGGTGCCGGTAATACCCAGAGTACCGACGCCATCAGGAGAGCCATCACGCTCCCCTTGACTGTTTTGCCCGTTGTTGCCGTTGTCATGAAATACTCCCGTGCTGCTCACACGAATGAGTCGTTATGGCTCGCGTCATCGCAACAGAATCCAGGTTCCCAGGGGCGGGGCCTGGAGAGAACCTCCAGGCCCCGCCCCTGTCTGCCCTTATGGCCTATCGTTCACGGCTGTCAAACATGCCGGCACGCCAGTCACGTTGGACTTCCAGTTAACCGGGCCCTTGTCTTGGGACTTCGTCACGTGCATTTCCTGTGGCGAAACCCAATACCGCCCGACGTTAGGCAGATTGTTGATGATGGTTGCGCTTTCCGCCTGGTTCAAGAATGCACTGATGAGAATCTGTTCGTTCGCGCCGGCTGGAGGCACATTCCGGGTGTTGAACGCTTCGAACACCCAGTACTGCTGTTTGCCGCAGCGAACATTTTCCTTCTCGTTGCCAAAATAGGCCGCTTCTTCGACCGGGGGCACATGGCCGTTGGCGCTATCGTTGCGCAACGCCTTGCCACCGTCCACCGCCACCACATAGCCGGCAGCCGGACTCACAGTTGCAGCCTGTTCCGCTTCCATATAGGCGGCCGCGGACGGATGGGCCGGGCGCGCGCCCGGGAATGGGAACGGATCGTTCGAGGGAATGGTCGGGCTGGCGTTGCCCTGGATGCAGTCCCGCACATCGCTGTTCGAGATACCGGACAGCGTCGTCGGCCCTGCTGTTGGAGTCGCCGGCGTACCCAGCGTCAAATTGAAGCTGCCGCTGCCGGTTGGCGTTTGGCCGGTATGCTCGTTCGCATCCTTCATCAAGGTCTGATCGAAGGCCGCCTTCGTGCCGGATCCGGCACGACGCTGGCACAAGACGATCGTCTGATTGTCCGAGCCATTCACGACCCCGTCACCGTTGGTATCGGCCCCGATTCCACTGAACTGGGTCCAACGTGTCACGTTACGGGAAAAGAGCGCCTCGATCTGCAACTGCGTCAAGTTGCGAACCGGGCCGATCACGGAACCGCCGGCCGGATTGATCAATTTCACCGCGCTGCCCAGCACGATGGAGAAGGGCACCACGACTGGACGGCTCGAAGTGATATTGCCGTCGGCGCGAGGACCGACGACGATCGATCCCTGTAACGTCGACCCGATATATCCGACCGAGGTCTGGCCGAATGAGGTGGCCGCCACGTCAGACACGCCCAGATTCACCACCAGAGCTCCTGCCGCATTGGTGGTCGGGTTTGCACTGAATTGCGTACAGCTGGGATAGAACTGTCTCGTCCGACCCAGCGCATCGAGTTCCGTCGTCGGTGCGCCGCAAGACGCGGGATTCTCAAGGACGTACACCTCCCGGGCCGCCGGGTTCGGGGTCACGCCGTCATTGTTGACCGTCGGGAACGCGTTCGGTTTATCGATCCCGCCTGATGAGCTAGTGGATTGATACCGCACCACGATGCTGGGCAAGCCAACGACGTTGGTGGCTTCGCAGACCCAGGTAATGAACTTAGAATTGGCCAGACGATTCCCCGCCGGGCCGAGCGAGCCGTCCATGAAAATACGCGGCGCAGTTGCGCCAGGCACTAGGGTCGCGCCCGTCCCCGTTGGATTGTTACAAAGGGTGACCGGCACTTCTTCGACGAATGGTTTGGCCGCCGAGGCGCCGGCGATGTTCAAGACCGTCTGGGCCTGGGCCGACACAGCCACTCCTGCAATCGACGCCAGCGCAGCGAGGATTGCCATGGATGTCTTCATTGATCTCATATGATCCGCTCCTGTGATTATGGTGTTTTACTCTCTGAACGTTGCTTGTCGAGACTCCCGCTTCAGATCGACCTATGCCGCCATTCTATTCATCGAGCGGCGGGCGATGCCCACGAGTCCGACCAAACCGGTTCCGAACAGAATAACCGCAGCCGGCACCGGCACTGCCGCCGGCGTGATGGTCAATTGCCCGGCCGTTGACAAGAAGGCTGTTGCGACTCTCACATAGGTCTCTGCTTCCCCGTTGATGTTGACGGCGAAGATATTGAGGAGCTGCCCGAGCGTGCCATGGGTTGTAAAGCCCAATTGGCCGTTGACGACACCGGCCGTCCCGAGAAAATTCGTGAACGAATGAGGAGCCGCGGTCGAGGTGAGCGAGGGATTATTGAGGTAAGCATTCGATGCAGATGCACCACCAGTTGCGGCGGCATGTTGCCCTGCCCAATTCAGAAATTCGCCCGCCGCGTTGACGGCAAAGCTGTTATTGGCCTGGGACGCGGTAATCGTAGAGCTGGTCGACGATACATAAAACGTCTGGCCATCGGTCGAGGTGCCCATGACTGAATAGCGCAGCCCCGTTGCAGCTCCAACGTTCAGAGTCGAGAGGTTGCCACTGATGTCGCGAGTTATCGGCGAAGTCCCTTCGAAAGTCGGAAGGGCTGAGTTCGGCCCGAAATTCTCATAGCGCTGGTCATTTCCCCCGTACACGAAGAACCCTGCGTCCCCGAAATTGAACCCCAGGGCCAAGGCGTTCGATGGTACCCCAGCGACGGCGACGGCCGACACAGCGACGAGTGCCGCCAGCAGCCGCTTTACATGACTCTGTCTCTTCATGGTCTTCCTCCTCAGTGATTGATGATGTCTGACCGATCTGCCTCTGCCTGCACAGGATGCGACTCTCTTGATCCACCCCTTCTGCCCGCGATGACCAGGCTCCGTTTCCTAGAGCCTCCGTTCACCTCCTCCCCCTGTACGTTCCTTCATCGGTACGTCACGGGGTCATATGTCTCATGTCGGTGTTACCTCGCGATCAGTTCCTCCTTGCCTGACGGTTAACCCTGTATGAAGATCTCGTGCACATCGGACAGGTAACCCCTATACCGCATACCTGTTCTACGCGAGTACGATTACAAACCCGTGGACGTTGTCTTTAGGTGCTGTAAACTCTGAGTACCGACTCAGGTATTCAGGCTGAAGGCTGGAAATGATCTCGCGAAGCAGAAATTCTTCAATCGCAGACTAAACGCTGAGCTCTGAACGATGAACGCTGAAGTGAGTATCGTTTTCGCTCCGAGTTCATCGCTCCACGTTCATCGTTTCAAGACTGGCGGACTTTTTCAGCATCCTGCTAGGAGCCTGTCCGACATTGCCTTCGTGACGAGGCGAAAGAGGCGCAGCCAGATGCAAGGCCGCAAGCCGGAAAAAACCGGAGGTGTATTCGCTGGAATACATTGAGGATTTTTTCTGGCCGAGAACGACGCAGGTGGGTGCGGATCGTTCGCCCTAGTAGAACGGCCAATGTCGGACAGGCTCCTAGGTCGGGGGAAAGAACTTGACGACAATGGTGCGGTCCATGCCGGGAGGGGGAGGCCGGACTTCGGCCACTTTCGCGAGGGCGTCGAGCGCGGATTGATCGAACAAGAGGCTGCCGGATGAGTTGATGAGTCGATATTGCAGCACACGGCCCTGCTCATCGATGATGAGTTCGCACAGCACCGCATATTCCAGATCGTCTTGAAGCGACGGCGGTTGCTGATACTTCGATTGAATTGAGGCCGTCAGAATATCCGTGTAGCCGGCGAACCGTCCCCGGCCCTTGCCGACGGCAAAGGGGTCCGAGCTGACCGGTGGTGGACCGGGCGCATCCGACGCCTTGGGAGGCGGCGGCGCTTCCGCCGTCGGTGGCGGTGGCGGCGGGGCCTCTTGCGGCTTGGGTTCCGGCTTGGCTGGCTCCGGTTCAGGCTCCGGCTCCGGTTCTTTTTCCGGTGGCGGGGGCGGCTCCTCTTTTTTGAACGCGTTCAGCTTATAGACCTTGATCAAGTCCTGGCCCCATTGGGTTTGGGACACCCAATACAAACCACCCCCGATGCCAAGATGCACCACGCCCACGATCAGGAGCGTCGTACCGAGCTTGCTCTTCTTTTTTTCAAAACCCTTGTAGCCGGCCATCTCTTCAATTCGTGAAACGTGAACGGTGAAACGTGAGACGTTGCCCCGCGCGGGAAACGTGCAGCATACGCGAAAAGCGAGACTAGACTAATGTGATAGGTATCATGTCTGTTCACTGCGCTTCACGAACAACTTGCGGGATGCTCAAAAAGTTCGTCAGCAAGGCCGCAGCGAGTGAAGACCTGAGGCGTACCCTTGCGGTACGTTGAGGGTCCGAACGATGCGAGAACGCCGCTGGCAGGCTTTTTCAGCATCCCGCTACGGTTCATTGGTCGGTTTCGTCGCAATCGCCAAATCCTCGACCGGAATCCGTTGCAGAATATCCAGTACTGCGACGACATGTTTGTATTCGACGCCGGAGTCTCCGCGAAGGACGAGCGGCAACTTGCCGCCCTTGGCCGCTTTTAAATCGCGAATGAGTTTCTCCAGTTCGCTGAGCTTGACGCGCTCCTCGTCCATATACACGTCGCCGTTCTTCTTCACGGAAATCGTCGGCGTGGTGGTTTCCATTTCCGTTTCATGCGGCGTGGATTCAGGCAGTTTCAGCTCGATCCCCTGCACCGCCGCCGTCGTCGTGATGATGAAAATCACGAGCAGCACCCAGGCCAGGTCCAGCAGGGGCGTCATGTTGATATCGGCGACCGCGCCGTGACTCTTTCTCGAAAATCGTCTCATGTCTTCCCTCCGTATCTCGTCTCACGTGAAGCGTGAAGCGCCCGAATCCGAAACGAGATACGCTTCACATCTTTGTCCTTCCCCGCGCGTTTCGCGCTTCACGACCAACGCTTCACGTACCTTCTTCTGGCGCTTCACGTTTCACGCACTCAATGCCCTGTCGCCGCGGCGGACGGTTCGGCTTCTTGACGGTGCCCGCCAGGCCGGTAGTCTTCGATATCGTCGGTCGCAGCAGCCGCGCCCTTCTTTTCTTGGAGATAGTCCGTCATGAACACGGTTTCAAGATGGGCTGCGAAGTTATCCAGTTCCATCGTGAGCGTTTTGGTCTTCGTCACGAGAAAGTTGTAGCAAAAGAGGGAGGGGATCGCGACCATGAGCCCCGCGACCGTCGCGATGAGCGCTGAGGCCACGCCAGGGGCCATCGTCGCGAGGGTCGCCGACTGGGCCTTGCCGATGCCGGCGAAGGTATCCATGACTCCCCAGACCGTTCCGAGTAATCCGATGAAGGGGCCGCCGCTGATGGCCGTCGCCAGCACGATCATGCCGGACTCAAGGCTGACGGCCGCTTCCCCCAACACCCGTTCGAGGGCAATTCGCACCGCGCTCATGCCATGATGCGGAATCTGTTCCACCCCATACTTTTCCTGCTGCACCTTCAGTTCTTCGCACCCCCCGAAATAGACCTCGTACATCGGCGAGCCTTGCAACAGTTTGATCGGGCCTTTCCCGAAGATCACCAGCGGGCCTTTCGCCTTGGAGTAATAACCAAGAAACAGGCCATTCCGCTTCTTGGCCTTGGCCAACTGGCGGAACTTGTTGATAATCACCGTCCAGCTGACGAGCGAAAACAACAACAACACCCCGATGGTAATCTTGCCTTCGAGCGTCGCGTGGTTGAGCGCAAACGCCACGCCTCCTGAACTCATTTCCATACTGCATCTCCCTTGTTCGTTAGCCGCCCGGCTGGGCCTGCGGCTTCACATCCACTTGAATGATGACACCGCGTTTCATTTGGACCGATCTGGCCATTTGAGACTTTTTATCCTTCTCGCCGTCTTTCGACGCCACCTGTTTCCCGCTGTTCGAGGCCGGCGACCCGGTCGATTCCGCGGTCGTTTGCTGGACCTGCTCGACCGCCTTGGCTGCCGTCGAGGAGGTGGTGCTCGTCGAGGCTGAGGTGGCAGACACGGTCGAGGTGGCTCCGCTCAAGCCTCCGACCGAACCGCCGCCGGCGCCGCCGGCTGCCGACACGGATGCGCCACCCACCGAGCCTGCCGCGGCGCCGGCGAAGGCGCCGAGGGAGCCGGAGACCGATGAGGCACTGAACGTCGCCTTCCCGATGATCGATCCACCGAGGAGGTTGAGCGCGTCTCCCGCCTCGAGGTTGATGCGCCTCCCTCTGATGCCGGCCTGCGGCACATCGATGTTTCTTGCCGCTATCAGTGAAATATCTCCCAGTTGCAGCGGACGGCTGCCGGGACCGAAGGGCGCTTGAATGAACTCCTCAAATATTCTGTCGTACTCGACTTTGCGGATTTCCGTGAGCCGATCGAACTCTGCAACCAGATCGGTCGCGTCCCGGCCCAAAAACCTGCGCTTAGTAATGCGGGCGAAAAGCGCGTTCATC
This window contains:
- a CDS encoding substrate-binding domain-containing protein — translated: MRSMKTSMAILAALASIAGVAVSAQAQTVLNIAGASAAKPFVEEVPVTLCNNPTGTGATLVPGATAPRIFMDGSLGPAGNRLANSKFITWVCEATNVVGLPSIVVRYQSTSSSGGIDKPNAFPTVNNDGVTPNPAAREVYVLENPASCGAPTTELDALGRTRQFYPSCTQFSANPTTNAAGALVVNLGVSDVAATSFGQTSVGYIGSTLQGSIVVGPRADGNITSSRPVVVPFSIVLGSAVKLINPAGGSVIGPVRNLTQLQIEALFSRNVTRWTQFSGIGADTNGDGVVNGSDNQTIVLCQRRAGSGTKAAFDQTLMKDANEHTGQTPTGSGSFNLTLGTPATPTAGPTTLSGISNSDVRDCIQGNASPTIPSNDPFPFPGARPAHPSAAAYMEAEQAATVSPAAGYVVAVDGGKALRNDSANGHVPPVEEAAYFGNEKENVRCGKQQYWVFEAFNTRNVPPAGANEQILISAFLNQAESATIINNLPNVGRYWVSPQEMHVTKSQDKGPVNWKSNVTGVPACLTAVNDRP
- a CDS encoding TonB family protein, which codes for MAGYKGFEKKKSKLGTTLLIVGVVHLGIGGGLYWVSQTQWGQDLIKVYKLNAFKKEEPPPPPEKEPEPEPEPEPAKPEPKPQEAPPPPPPTAEAPPPPKASDAPGPPPVSSDPFAVGKGRGRFAGYTDILTASIQSKYQQPPSLQDDLEYAVLCELIIDEQGRVLQYRLINSSGSLLFDQSALDALAKVAEVRPPPPGMDRTIVVKFFPPT
- a CDS encoding biopolymer transporter ExbD, producing MRRFSRKSHGAVADINMTPLLDLAWVLLVIFIITTTAAVQGIELKLPESTPHETEMETTTPTISVKKNGDVYMDEERVKLSELEKLIRDLKAAKGGKLPLVLRGDSGVEYKHVVAVLDILQRIPVEDLAIATKPTNEP
- a CDS encoding MotA/TolQ/ExbB proton channel family protein; its protein translation is MEMSSGGVAFALNHATLEGKITIGVLLLFSLVSWTVIINKFRQLAKAKKRNGLFLGYYSKAKGPLVIFGKGPIKLLQGSPMYEVYFGGCEELKVQQEKYGVEQIPHHGMSAVRIALERVLGEAAVSLESGMIVLATAISGGPFIGLLGTVWGVMDTFAGIGKAQSATLATMAPGVASALIATVAGLMVAIPSLFCYNFLVTKTKTLTMELDNFAAHLETVFMTDYLQEKKGAAAATDDIEDYRPGGHRQEAEPSAAATGH